In one Nicotiana tomentosiformis chromosome 6, ASM39032v3, whole genome shotgun sequence genomic region, the following are encoded:
- the LOC104106621 gene encoding probable aquaporin TIP1-1, with protein MPIHQIAVGSHEELRQPGTLKAALAEFICTLIFVFAGQGSGMAFNKLSVDGTATPSGLISASIAHAFGLFVAVSVGANISGGHVNPAVTFGAFVGGNITLFRGILYIIAQLLGSTVACFLLEFATGGMSTGAFALSAGVSVWNAFVFEIVMTFGLVYTVYATAIDPKKGDLGVIAPIAIGFIVGANILAGGAFTGASMNPAVSFGPALVSWTWTHQWVYWAGPLVGGGIAGVVYELIFINHSHEPLPSGDF; from the exons ATGCCGATCCACCAAATTGCTGTTGGAAGCCATGAGGAACTCCGCCAACCAGGGACGCTCAAAGCGGCCTTGGCGGAGTTCATCTGTACCCTGATCTTCGTGTTCGCAGGTCAGGGTTCCGGCATGGCTTTCAACAAGCTATCAGTTGACGGTACCGCTACTCCCTCCGGCCTAATCTCTGCCTCTATAGCGCATGCCTTCGGGCTGTTCGTGGCTGTCTCCGTCGGTGCTAACATCTCCGGCGGCCACGTTAATCCCGCCGTTACCTTCGGTGCTTTCGTTGGTGGAAACATCACTTTGTTCCGTGGGATTCTCTACATTATTGCACAGTTGCTTGGATCCACTGTTGCTTGCTTCCTCCTTGAATTTGCCACCGGTGGCATG AGCACAGGAGCATTTGCATTGTCAGCTGGTGTATCAGTATGGAATGCTTTTGTCTTTGAAATAGTGATGACTTTTGGACTTGTTTACACCGTGTATGCCACTGCTATTGACCCAAAGAAGGGAGACTTGGGAGTAATTGCACCAATTGCCATTGGTTTTATTGTTGGTGCCAACATTTTAGCTGGTGGGGCCTTTACTGGAGCTTCAATGAATCCTGCTGTTTCATTTGGACCAGCTTTGGTTAGCTGGACCTGGACCCACCAATGGGTCTACTGGGCTGGGCCCCTTGTTGGTGGTGGGATTGCTGGTGTTGTTTATGAACTCATCTTCATCAACCACTCCCATGAGCCACTCCCAAGTGGAGATTTTTAA
- the LOC138894380 gene encoding uncharacterized protein — MEKSIMGETPLSLVYGAEALQPMKVGEQILRYFQTDEEENNEALLVRLELLDECRDLTHIRMVAQKQRMERYYNRRTNLHYFKVGDLVLRKITQNTRQINARKLGPTWEGSYRVLAVTDKGSYGLENQDGVKLSRK; from the coding sequence ATGGAAAAATCGATCATGGGAGAGACACCTTTATCTCTTGTATATGGTGCAGAAGCTCTGCAGCCGATGAAAGTAGGAGAACAGATCTTAAGGTACTTCCAAACGGACGAAGAAGAAAATAATGAGGCATTGTTGGTAAGGCTGGAATTGCTTGATGAATGTAGGGACTTGACACACATAAGAATGGTGGCTCAGAAGCAGAGGATggaaaggtactataatcgaaggACAAATCTCCACTACtttaaagtaggagacttggttttgaggAAAATAACTCAGAACACTCGACAAATCAACGCCAGGAAGTtgggtccaacgtgggaaggctCCTACCGAGTTTTAGCTGTCACCGATAAAGGTTCATATGGGCTGGAGaatcaagatggagtcaaattgTCTAGAAAATGA